A single genomic interval of Gossypium raimondii isolate GPD5lz chromosome 11, ASM2569854v1, whole genome shotgun sequence harbors:
- the LOC105802698 gene encoding rop guanine nucleotide exchange factor 3 yields MAICRVESCNLGKMENLSNSDENYDLGYQPSPSFVDQNDQSIPETPGYSTLSGESFVYGRTCSETSAFSDPIDDHSCCSKASPSHWPPTRSMAQNQAVLSRLGTKQRGSNEDEKQLDYLESLELELEMMKERFAKLLLGEDMSGSGKGVCTAVTISNAITNLYATVFGQNLRLEPLNPEKKALWKREMDCLLSVCDYIVEFNSKSQNLSNGTALEVMKSRPRSDIYVNLPALRKLDAMLIEILDSFEDREFWYAEDGSVSSNSSRTGSFRRVVKRNDEKWWVPVPCVPPCGLSEKARKHLRHKRDCANQIHKAAMAINSGVLAEMEIPDSYVASLPKSGRASIGESIYRFMLGTEKFCPDYLLDCLSIASEHEALQLADSVEASMYTWRRKACIKHSKPSWGMVKELMSDVDLSDKNHILAERAESLLFALKQRYPELSQTSLDTCKIQHNRDVGQAILESYSRVLEGLAFNIVAWIEDVFFVDRAVTSQE; encoded by the exons ATGGCTATTTGCAGAGTTGAGAGTTGTAATTTGGGTAAAATGGAGAATTTATCCAACTCTGATGAAAATTATGATCTGGGTTATCAACCTTCACCTTCTTTTGTTGATCAAAATGATCAGTCAATTCCAGAAACTCCTGGTTACTCAACGTTGAGTGGTGAATCATTCGTGTATGGCCGAACTTGCTCTGAAACCTCAGCATTTTCAGACCCTATCGACGATCATAGCTGTTGTAGTAAAGCTTCACCTTCTCACTGGCCACCAACAAGATCCATGGCTCAGAATCAAGCTGTTCTTAGCAGGCTCGGAACAAAGCAACGCGGAAGCAATGAAGATGAAAAGCAGCTTGATTATCTAGAATCATTGGAATTAG AACTTGAAATGATGAAGGAAAGATTTGCAAAGCTTTTACTGGGAGAAGACATGTCAGGGAGTGGCAAAGGGGTCTGTACAGCAGTTACTATCTCAAATGCCATAACCAATCTCTATG CTACCGTATTTGGACAAAATTTGAGGTTGGAACCTTTGAACCCTGAAAAGAAGGCACTttggaaaagagaaatggaCTGTCTTTTATCTGTTTGTGATTACATTGTTGAATTTAATTCCAAGTCACAGAATTTAAGCAATGGAACAGCTCTTGAA GTAATGAAAAGCAGACCAAGATCAGATATTTATGTCAATCTTCCTGCACTGAGAAAGTTGGATGCAATGCTCATT GAAATATTGGACAGTTTCGAGGACAGAGAATTCTGGTATGCAGAAGATGGGAGTGTGTCATCAAATTCAAGCCGAACAGGCTCGTTCCGAAGGGTTGTTAAGAGAAATGATGAGAAATGGTGGGTACCAGTGCCATGCGTTCCTCCATGTGGGCTATCTGAGAAAGCAAGGAAGCACTTGCGGCACAAACGAGACTGTGCTAATCAAATTCATAAGGCAGCTATGGCTATCAATAGTGGTGTTCTAGCAGAGATGGAAATTCCTGACTCCTATGTCGCGTCTCTTCCCAAG AGCGGAAGGGCCAGTATAGGAGAGTCGATCTACAGGTTCATGTTGGGGACAGAAAAGTTCTGCCCGGATTATCTGCTGGATTGTCTAAGTATAGCATCGGAACATGAAGCACTACAGCTTGCAGACAGCGTGGAAGCCTCAATGTATACATGGAGACGTAAAGCATGCATAAAGCATTCAAAACCATCATGGGGCATGGTAAAAGAGCTGATGTCTGATGTTGATCTTAGTGACAAAAATCACATATTGGCTGAAAGGGCCGAGAGCTTGTTGTTTGCCTTGAAGCAAAGGTACCCCGAACTTTCACAGACGTCCTTGGATACATGCAAGATTCAACACAATCGG GATGTGGGGCAAGCAATCCTAGAGAGTTATTCAAGAGTGCTAGAAGGTCTAGCTTTCAACATTGTTGCTTGGATTGAAGATGTGTTTTTTGTAGACAGAGCAGTTACAAGTCAAGAATAA
- the LOC105802695 gene encoding beta-amylase 2, chloroplastic, which produces MAVSSVRLFNSLYPPCASLIAYSTLHSGFPNSLRYNSFRVKGGLVYSISGSSRVRALVKGKGERTEDYPLAGDSTDDTKVAESWPRSLQRDFAGTPYVPVYVMLPLGVIDRNCELVDPEGLTNQLRILKSVNVDGVMIDCWWGIVEAHAPQTYNWSGYRRLFQIVRDIGLKLQVVMSFHECGGNVGDDVNIPLPQWVREIGDSNPDIYFTDREGRRNTECLTWGIDKERVLRGRTAVEVYFDYMRNFRVEFDDFFVSGVIAEIEVGMGPCGELRYPSYLVKHGWKYPGIGEFQCYDKYLMKRLKKAAEIRGHTFWGRAPYNSGSYNSAPHETGFFRDGGDYDSYYGRFFLNWYSQILVDHGDRVLALANLAFEGTCIAAKLSGIHWWYKTASHAAELTSGFYNPAHRDGYALIAAMLKKHGVALNFTCVELRTLNQHEGFPEAMADPEGLVWQVLNAAWDVSIPVASENALPCYDREGYNKILENAKPRNDPDGRHLSAFTYLRLNPALIERRNFVEFERFVKGMHGEAISDLPLN; this is translated from the exons atggcgGTTTCATCAGTTCGGTTGTTCAATAGTTTATACCCGCCATGTGCTTCTCTTATAGCTTACTCAACATTACATTCTGGGTTTCCCAACTCATTGCGTTACAACTCGTTTCGGGTCAAGGGAGGTCTAGTTTATTCTATTTCCGGATCGTCCCGGGTTCGAGCCTTAGTTAAAGGTAAAGGAGAAAGAACGGAGGATTATCCACTAGCCGGTGATTCCACAGATGACACGAAG GTTGCAGAATCGTGGCCGAGATCATTACAGCGGGATTTTGCTGGCACACCTTATGTTCCTGTATATGTTATGCTACCG CTGGGTGTTATTGACAGGAACTGTGAGTTGGTTGACCCTGAGGGTTTGACGAATCAGTTAAGGATTTTGAAGTCAGTTAATGTGGATGGTGTAATGATTGATTGCTGGTGGGGGATAGTTGAGGCGCATGCCCCTCAAACTTATAATTGGAGTGGCTACAGGAGGCTTTTTCAAATTGTGCGTGATATTGGGCTTAAGTTGCAG GTTGTAATGTCATTTCATGAATGTGGAGGGAATGTTGGAGATGATGTAAATATTCCACTCCCTCAGTGGGTAAGAGAAATTGGGGACAGCAACCCTGACATATATTTCACTGATAGAGAAGGAAGGCGCAATACTGAATGCCTTACATGGGGAATTGATAAGGAGCGGGTTCTAAGGGGCCGAACTGCTGTTGAG GTTTACTTTGACTACATGAGGAACTTTCGTGTAGAGTTTGATGATTTCTTTGTGAGTGGAGTCATAGCTGAAATTGAAGTAGGAATGGGTCCATGTGGGGAGCTACGTTATCCGTCGTATCTTGTAAAGCATGGTTGGAAATATCCTGGTATTGGTGAATTTCAG TgttatgataaatatttgatgaaaaGACTAAAGAAAGCAGCAGAGATTAGAGGACACACTTTCTGGGGTAGAGCACCATATAATTCTGGTTCTTATAACTCTGCACCTCATGAGACTGGATTCTTTCGTGATGGAGGTGATTATGACAGCTACTACGGCAGGTTCTTTCTTAATTGGTATTCTCAAATTTTGGTTGATCATGGTGATCGCGTGCTTGCTCTGGCCAACTTGGCTTTTGAAGGCACTTGCATTGCTGCAAAG CTATCTGGTATACATTGGTGGTATAAAACAGCTAGCCATGCTGCAGAGCTGACTTCTGGGTTTTACAATCCTGCACATCGTGATGGCTATGCTCTGATTGCAGCAATGTTGAAGAAGCATGGGGTTGCATTAAACTTCACATGTGTTGAATTGCGCACCTTAAATCAGCACGAGGGCTTCCCAGAGGCAATGGCAGACCCAGAGGGATTAGTTTGGCAG GTGCTGAATGCCGCGTGGGATGTTTCCATACCGGTTGCTAGTGAGAATGCTCTTCCATGCTATGACAGAGAAGGCTACAATAAGATACTAGAAAATGCCAAGCCCCGGAACGACCCAGATGGCCGCCATTTATCTGCTTTTACCTACCTCAGGCTCAACCCAGCACTGATAGAGAGACGCAACTTTGTAGAGTTTGAAAGATTTGTCAAGGGGATGCATG GGGAAGCAATATCAGATCTCCCATTGAACTGA
- the LOC105802696 gene encoding transcription factor GLABRA 3 → MANVVKNQVGVPENLRKQLAVAVRSIQWSYAIFWSLSATQQGEIQWGDGYYNGDIKTRKTVQALELKADKIGLQRSEQLRELYESLLEGETDQNKRPSAALSPEDLSDTEWYYLVCMSFVFTPGQGLPGKAFANGETIWLCNAQYADSKIFSRSLLAKSASIQTVVCFPYLGGVIELGVTELVPEDPNLLQHIKASLLDFSKPVCSEKSTPAPHNADDDKDPICAKVDHEIVDLLDLENLYSPAKEIKFDHERFNELHESIKEDFNISSPDECSNGFEQNHQMDDSFMLEDVNGVASQVQSWHFMDEDFSIQEKAAISSPKRGSVSHSHLKEFQQGNHTILSSLDLEVDDDLHYKRTVSAILSTSNWLIESPSFTTCGYKSSFIGWKKEGMENFHRPRLHQNIFKKILFAVPLMHGGKCSLGKLENNIDATGHVLPEKRREEEKFRVLRSIVPFIDEIDKESILKDTIKYLKELEARIEELESCKNSIEFEARPRRNCLDVVEQTSDNYENRKVDSVKKPWINKRKACDIDEGLHESGSELNRTIPKDGLAPAVKVSIKELEVIIEIKCPCREFLLLDIMEAINNLHLDARTIQSCTLDGLVTLTLKSKFRGAAIAPAGMIKQALEKVAAK, encoded by the exons ATGGCTAATGTTGTTAAAAACCAGGTTGGGGTGCCAGAAAACTTAAGGAAGCAGCTTGCTGTGGCTGTTAGGAGTATACAATGGAGCTATGCAATCTTTTGGTCTTTATCAGCTACACAACAAGG GGAAATCCAATGGGGAGATGGTTACTACAATGGAGACATCAAGACTAGGAAGACTGTTCAAGCATTGGAGCTTAAAGCAGATAAAATAGGGCTACAAAGGAGTGAACAACTGAGAGAGCTTTATGAATCTTTGCTGGAAGGTGAAACTGATCAAAATAAGAGACCTTCTGCTGCATTATCTCCAGAGGATTTGTCTGATACAGAGTGGTATTACTTGGTTTGCATGTCTTTTGTATTCACTCCTGGACAAGG TTTGCCAGGAAAAGCATTTGCAAATGGTGAAACCATATGGTTATGTAATGCTCAATATGCAGATAGTAAAATTTTCTCCCGCTCTTTGCTTGCTAAG AGTGCATCTATTCAG ACTGTGGTATGTTTTCCCTACCTAGGAGGTGTTATTGAGCTCGGTGTAACTGAACTA GTTCCGGAGGATCCAAATCTGCTCCAGCATATTAAAGCTTCCTTGCTGGACTTCTCAAAGCCTGTTTGCTCTGAGAAATCTACCCCTGCCCCTCATAATGCAGATGATGACAAAGATCCTATATGTGCCAAGGTTGACCATGAGATAGTGGATTTGTTGGACTTGGAGAACCTCTATTCCCCTGCTAAAGAAATCAAATTCGATCACGAGAGATTCAACGAGTTACATGAAAGTATCAAGGAAGATTTCAATATCAGCTCCCCTGATGAGTGTTCAAATGGCTTCGAACAAAATCATCAGATGGATGACTCATTCATGCTTGAAGATGTGAATGGTGTTGCTTCTCAAGTTCAAAGTTGGCATTTCATGGATGAGGACTTCAGCATTCAAGAAAAAGCAGCAATCTCTTCTCCCAAGCGGGGAAGTGTAAGCCATTCTCATCTTAAAGAATTCCAACAAGGAAATCACACAATACTGAGCTCCTTGGATCTTGAAGTTGATGATGACTTGCACTACAAAAGAACTGTTTCTGCTATTCTAAGTACTTCAAACTGGTTGATCGAAAGCCCCAGTTTCACTACCTGTGGCTATAAATCTAGTTTTATCGGTTGGAAGAAAGAaggaatggaaaattttcatagaCCAAGGCTACAtcaaaacatattcaaaaaGATTCTATTTGCAGTGCCTCTAATGCATGGAGGCAAATGTAGCCTTGGGAAATTGGAAAACAATATTGATGCCACAGGACACGTTTTACCTGAGAAAAGAAGGGAGGAAGAGAAATTCCGGGTCCTCAGATCAATTGTTCCTTTTATCGATGAG ATTGACAAAGAATCAATTCTCAAGGACACAATTAAGTACTTGAAAGAGCTAGAAGCAAGGATAGAAGAGTTGGAATCTTGCAAGAATTCAATTGAGTTTGAGGCAAGGCCTAGAAGGAATTGCCTGGATGTGGTGGAGCAGACTTCAGATAATTacgaaaatagaaaagttgacAGTGTCAAGAAGCCTTGGATAAACAAGAGGAAGGCCTGTGACATCGATGAAGGCCTCCATGAATCTGGTTCGGAATTAAATAGGACTATTCCGAAAGATGGCCTTGCACCAGCCGTGAAAGTAAGCATAAAAGAACTGGAagttataattgaaataaaatgtccTTGCAGGGAATTCTTGCTGCTGGATATCATGGAGGCTATAAACAACTTACATTTGGATGCCCGCACGATCCAATCGTGCACTCTTGATGGTCTTGTCACATTAACCCTGAAATCTAAG TTTCGTGGAGCAGCCATTGCACCTGCAGGGATGATCAAACAAGCACTAGAAAAAGTTGCAGCTAAGTGA